Within Stella humosa, the genomic segment CTGCCCGCGGTCGATGATCGCGATGCGATCGCACAAGGCCTCGGCCTCCTCGAGATAATGGGTGGTCAGCAGCACCGTGGTGCCGCGGCCGGCCAGGGTGCGGACGTAACTCCAGAGCTGCTGGCGCAGTTCCACGTCGACGCCGGCGGTGGGCTCGTCCAGCACCAGGACCGGCGGGTTGTGGACCAGGGCCTTGCCGATCAACAGGCGCCGCCGCATGCCGCCCGACAGCGAGCGGGCATAGGCGTCCGCCTTGTCGGCAAGGCCCAGCGCCGCCAGGATCTCATCGGTGCGCCGCGCCGCCGGGGCCACGCCGAACATGCCGGCATGCATCTCCAGCGCCTCGCGCGGGGTGAAGAACGGGTCGATATGGAGTTCCTGCGGCACCACGCCGATGGCGTGGCGGGCATGGAGCGGCTGGCGGTCGATGTCGTAGCCCCAGATCGTGACCTGCCCGGCCGTCTTGCGCACCAGGCCCGCCAGGA encodes:
- a CDS encoding ABC transporter ATP-binding protein, giving the protein MHSSPNPLPEYAVEIAGLAKTYAARRRQPAKTALAGVDLAIPRGSLFGLLGPNGAGKSTTINILAGLVRKTAGQVTIWGYDIDRQPLHARHAIGVVPQELHIDPFFTPREALEMHAGMFGVAPAARRTDEILAALGLADKADAYARSLSGGMRRRLLIGKALVHNPPVLVLDEPTAGVDVELRQQLWSYVRTLAGRGTTVLLTTHYLEEAEALCDRIAIIDRGQVVACDTTRALVHRLDRKTLVVTVADALDAVPAALADLGATLLDPLRIAFRYQPSRTRVQDLLGAMQAAALSVVDLTTEEGTLEDAFLALTRPPAAAA